One Myxococcota bacterium DNA segment encodes these proteins:
- a CDS encoding protein kinase, whose product MLRIVLGFVALSAIANPFNQSNHTAGPFGNSYDKPSNGLGFDDPDFKPPFHLPPPSDPTLGLLAGYEQFLHAAKKTVGMLFAGGDSPLAPIFEFGDTVAVDIGGISIAHNVIPVSSDSNNCFFAALQTAGISLSRAAAIEILEQVEEPRLKAIIVSYIKSFPAYALLKDSEIDVRSFLLDNFGAPADALVYPMIGFRLDGVPSLIDVLAEVLQIKIQIFDQFGQMMSQTISASDSHDLRVIRLLYQSSHFDLLQPRVVGYTGAAGATPYVTSLPPLGGGTYGLVYPGTYVGSNKPIAVKALGLSIKRLWSEILFCLLPEHPGLMRSKGYSIELPQYDVQIAFDRMRCSLAVGANCKLLLFEHMIVVMEAVHHLHTIGIAHRDLKPANILITNEGNLILADMGSAAISTGYGCFEEATTIHYASPEHCAKLYAFKPNDVWSLGVILTEIFLGQNPFKLNPHPPNTTTYEQGNFTLKKLPTVLDSIKKDVPADIADLIEKMLNKDGESRIDMAGVLNHPAVAKFRKGKVLRIPKMPVSPETLDQNRIQRRLAVLPGFLNICLSYLSQRSVGIDTRRLSNASLGLHAWLAAVVLQESDRLVQPTVEAVADAYFDHARFAAIILEGAELEDTHVPRFLSMLPTLSTLSTTMRRLAQVYEEFYAYSVRVDAGNAAKAHDGWHRRSLFEFLENILAGYRRRAA is encoded by the coding sequence ATGTTGAGAATTGTTTTAGGCTTTGTTGCTCTTTCGGCCATTGCAAACCCTTTTAATCAGTCGAACCACACTGCTGGCCCATTTGGTAATAGCTATGACAAGCCATCGAATGGATTGGGTTTCGATGACCCTGATTTTAAACCTCCTTTTCATTTACCGCCACCTTCTGATCCGACTTTAGGTCTTCTTGCTGGCTATGAGCAGTTTTTACACGCCGCCAAAAAGACTGTGGGGATGCTATTTGCGGGTGGGGATTCGCCGCTGGCTCCTATTTTCGAGTTCGGCGACACCGTGGCGGTGGATATCGGTGGGATCTCTATCGCTCACAATGTGATCCCTGTCAGTTCGGACAGCAACAATTGTTTTTTCGCAGCTTTACAAACGGCGGGTATCAGTCTTTCCAGGGCAGCAGCAATTGAGATTCTGGAGCAAGTTGAAGAGCCACGTTTGAAGGCGATTATCGTTTCGTACATTAAAAGTTTTCCAGCTTACGCTTTGCTTAAAGACAGTGAAATTGATGTCAGAAGTTTTCTGTTGGACAACTTTGGAGCGCCAGCAGACGCGTTGGTCTACCCTATGATAGGCTTTCGGCTGGACGGCGTCCCTTCCTTGATCGATGTATTGGCCGAGGTGTTACAAATTAAAATTCAGATTTTCGACCAATTTGGCCAGATGATGTCACAAACGATTTCTGCATCAGATAGCCATGACCTGCGAGTCATACGTTTACTATATCAAAGCAGTCATTTTGACTTGCTGCAGCCAAGAGTGGTTGGGTACACAGGAGCAGCGGGTGCTACACCTTACGTTACTTCACTGCCTCCGTTGGGCGGTGGTACCTACGGGTTAGTGTACCCAGGTACTTATGTGGGTTCAAATAAACCGATTGCCGTCAAGGCGTTGGGCCTCTCAATAAAACGACTTTGGAGTGAAATACTATTTTGCTTGTTGCCAGAGCATCCGGGTTTGATGCGTTCGAAAGGTTACTCTATTGAGTTGCCTCAGTATGACGTTCAAATTGCTTTTGACAGAATGCGTTGTAGCTTGGCGGTTGGTGCAAACTGCAAATTATTGCTCTTTGAGCACATGATCGTTGTTATGGAAGCGGTACATCATTTACATACGATTGGGATAGCTCACCGAGACTTGAAACCCGCCAATATTTTGATTACCAATGAAGGCAATCTGATCTTGGCAGATATGGGCAGTGCGGCAATTAGTACGGGTTACGGATGCTTTGAGGAGGCGACTACGATACATTATGCCTCACCTGAACACTGCGCGAAATTATATGCTTTTAAGCCGAACGATGTTTGGTCGCTGGGCGTTATTCTAACAGAGATTTTTTTGGGGCAAAATCCGTTTAAACTGAATCCCCATCCCCCGAATACGACCACGTATGAACAAGGTAACTTTACGTTGAAAAAACTTCCTACGGTGCTCGATTCGATTAAAAAAGACGTGCCCGCGGACATCGCCGACTTGATCGAAAAAATGCTAAATAAAGATGGCGAAAGCCGGATCGATATGGCTGGAGTTCTCAACCATCCGGCAGTTGCAAAATTTAGAAAGGGAAAAGTTCTGCGGATTCCTAAAATGCCGGTAAGCCCCGAAACGCTAGATCAGAATAGGATACAGCGTAGATTGGCAGTGCTCCCAGGCTTTTTAAACATATGCTTGTCATATTTGTCGCAAAGAAGCGTAGGTATTGATACGCGTCGCTTAAGCAATGCTAGCCTTGGTCTGCATGCTTGGCTGGCCGCGGTAGTTTTGCAGGAGTCTGATCGATTGGTTCAACCAACAGTTGAGGCGGTGGCTGATGCTTATTTTGATCATGCTAGATTTGCGGCAATCATATTAGAAGGCGCTGAACTAGAGGATACTCATGTCCCTAGATTTCTTTCGATGCTTCCTACGTTATCTACTTTGAGTACGACCATGCGCAGACTGGCTCAGGTTTACGAAGAGTTCTATGCGTATTCGGTGAGAGTTGACGCTGGTAATGCCGCGAAAGCACATGATGGTTGGCATCGGCGTTCGCTATTCGAGTTTCTCGAAAATATTTTGGCCGGATATCGGCGACGCGCCGCATAA
- a CDS encoding protein kinase, whose protein sequence is MFKFVAILCFAVFQVDAFVVNDTNSSAPGLFSNPDLSKLGFPGEDSPKPPFDFRGGGSEGVVLPNALRAGFLFAGAGNQTTLDAGLATMNLEVDGNNIPAEVFPISGEDNDCFFHALQAVGIRLTRDLAIEMLEQLEDPRLKTIVMDYIRSTTGNASMDVQQFLYNHFGAPTTGGGFPLLGFRVDGALSIVDVLAEILQIRIQIFDRSGLMIFETTTTENLPAESPVVRLLYGDSHLDLLLPRIRSYEGSSSTEAYNLGSQLGSGTFANVFKAIEHSTARAVALKCVKFPNLWSELIFSALPRHPHLLQLVSAFVTTDGLVRLGYELHLGPMDKCRNLDMKRSFRRMIGIFRAVYHLHALNVAHNDIKPENILVAKDGRYILGDFGNARFIFLHAPIWRPATTMCWASPEQCAGREYGRANDVWSLGCVLVWNALGRVPFLKNGYLDNASHAEQGEYTLSKLNETISEIEPLVEPEVYDLITRMLEVDPQKRITIEEVLSHPAVAKHQKITVLPINRPSAQSALQTRWAMLPGFLTRRLERITGTSFSFEISELTRDGFTLESWLSALNLFKVYYQPGSDDIRVKSSLCLLAYISKTILLNNAMRPEPNCGEVNIASMHALLRALRVYASIGVQLERLNAKFEEYILRRLPKRRALTA, encoded by the coding sequence ATGTTCAAGTTCGTCGCTATTTTGTGCTTCGCGGTATTTCAAGTAGATGCCTTCGTTGTCAACGACACAAACTCGTCTGCACCAGGGTTATTCTCGAATCCCGATCTTTCTAAGTTAGGATTTCCGGGGGAAGATTCACCCAAACCTCCATTCGATTTTCGTGGAGGTGGAAGTGAAGGCGTTGTTTTGCCAAACGCACTTAGGGCGGGCTTTCTTTTTGCAGGGGCTGGTAACCAGACCACCTTAGATGCCGGCCTGGCTACCATGAACTTAGAGGTTGATGGGAACAACATTCCTGCCGAGGTTTTCCCCATATCAGGCGAAGACAACGACTGCTTTTTTCACGCTCTCCAAGCGGTGGGCATTCGACTAACGCGCGATTTGGCCATTGAGATGTTGGAGCAGCTTGAGGATCCAAGATTAAAGACGATTGTGATGGATTATATTCGCTCGACTACCGGCAATGCGTCAATGGATGTCCAGCAATTTTTGTATAATCACTTTGGCGCTCCTACGACGGGGGGCGGCTTTCCGCTCCTTGGCTTTCGAGTAGACGGTGCTCTTTCGATTGTCGATGTCTTGGCTGAAATTCTACAAATTAGGATTCAGATATTCGACAGATCTGGATTAATGATTTTTGAAACGACGACAACTGAGAATCTTCCTGCTGAAAGTCCTGTGGTGCGGTTACTGTATGGAGATAGTCATTTGGATTTACTATTGCCCAGAATTCGGAGCTATGAAGGTTCTAGTTCTACAGAAGCATATAATTTAGGATCTCAGTTGGGCTCTGGTACCTTTGCAAATGTATTTAAAGCCATCGAGCATTCCACCGCAAGGGCCGTGGCTTTAAAGTGCGTCAAATTCCCTAACCTTTGGAGCGAGCTAATTTTTTCTGCTCTACCTAGACATCCACATTTGCTTCAACTTGTCAGTGCATTTGTTACAACGGACGGTTTGGTAAGACTTGGGTACGAGCTACATCTTGGACCGATGGATAAGTGTCGCAATTTAGACATGAAGCGCTCTTTTCGGCGCATGATCGGCATTTTTCGGGCTGTCTATCATTTGCATGCCTTAAATGTCGCTCACAATGATATTAAGCCGGAAAATATTCTGGTGGCAAAAGATGGGCGCTATATTTTAGGGGATTTTGGCAATGCGAGGTTTATTTTTCTGCATGCGCCGATATGGCGTCCAGCAACCACCATGTGTTGGGCCTCGCCTGAGCAATGTGCCGGACGCGAGTATGGCAGAGCCAATGATGTCTGGTCTTTGGGCTGCGTCCTAGTCTGGAACGCTCTGGGACGCGTCCCATTTTTAAAAAATGGATACCTTGACAATGCATCGCATGCTGAGCAAGGCGAATACACTTTGTCAAAGCTAAATGAAACGATATCAGAAATTGAGCCTCTCGTTGAGCCTGAAGTTTATGACCTGATAACCCGCATGCTGGAGGTCGATCCGCAAAAACGTATTACAATCGAAGAAGTTTTATCTCACCCAGCTGTAGCAAAACATCAAAAAATAACTGTTCTTCCAATTAATAGACCGAGTGCACAGAGTGCTTTACAAACGCGGTGGGCGATGTTGCCCGGTTTTCTGACACGTCGATTAGAGCGAATTACGGGTACAAGTTTTTCATTTGAAATAAGCGAGCTAACGCGTGACGGTTTTACACTTGAATCTTGGCTATCAGCCTTAAATTTGTTCAAAGTCTACTATCAACCTGGAAGTGATGACATAAGGGTGAAATCGTCGTTGTGCCTTTTGGCGTATATTAGTAAAACCATTTTGTTGAACAATGCGATGCGTCCTGAACCGAACTGCGGAGAAGTAAACATTGCTAGCATGCATGCTCTATTAAGGGCTTTAAGAGTTTACGCTAGCATAGGTGTTCAACTTGAAAGACTAAACGCGAAATTTGAAGAATATATCTTGCGACGCTTGCCAAAGCGACGGGCGTTAACTGCTTAA
- the pckA gene encoding phosphoenolpyruvate carboxykinase (ATP): MQRNLSFSALIEEAIKRQEGLLSNQGVFVVKTGKYTGRSPNDKFTVEDDSTRESIWWGPINQKMTPEKAQKLYERLWAYLQTKDYFVQDLVAGASEQHRLKIQVINERAWHSAFARNMFLHPSSDELKNFVPEFTVIQAPGFKSDPERDGTRSEVAVVLDFSAKRILICGSEYAGETKKSVFTLLNYLLPAKGVMGMHCSANMAKSGDVAIFFGLSGTGKTTLSADPHRDLIGDDEHGWDESGVFNFEGGCYAKVIRLSRKDEPEIFRTTHTYGTLLENVVIDPVTRDLNLDSDELTENTRASYDISQIPHAYLQGVGGHPKHIIMLTCDAFGVLPPIAKLTKEQAMYHFINGYTARVAGTERGVKEPTAVFSACFGAPFMARPSVYGKLLVEKIEKHGVQCWLVNTGWSGGPYGVGNRMKISWTRGLLEAALSGELQNADFVTEPFFNLAIPRHVEGIPAEVLDPKKAWSDPSAYDAKAAELQKLFKDNYEGNTNLR, translated from the coding sequence ATGCAGCGAAATCTTTCATTTAGCGCCTTGATTGAAGAAGCCATTAAAAGACAGGAAGGTTTGCTGAGTAATCAAGGCGTTTTTGTGGTGAAGACCGGTAAATACACTGGTCGTTCGCCCAACGATAAGTTTACGGTAGAAGATGATTCCACCCGAGAAAGTATTTGGTGGGGGCCGATTAACCAAAAGATGACGCCTGAGAAGGCGCAAAAACTTTATGAGCGCCTTTGGGCCTACCTGCAAACCAAGGACTATTTTGTGCAAGATCTGGTAGCTGGTGCCAGCGAACAGCACCGCTTAAAGATCCAAGTGATTAATGAACGCGCTTGGCATAGTGCTTTTGCACGCAACATGTTTCTACATCCCTCAAGCGATGAGTTGAAAAATTTTGTGCCCGAATTCACTGTGATTCAAGCGCCCGGGTTTAAATCAGACCCAGAGCGAGATGGCACGCGTTCTGAAGTTGCGGTGGTGCTTGATTTTTCGGCCAAACGTATTTTGATTTGCGGCAGCGAATATGCGGGCGAGACGAAAAAGAGTGTGTTTACTTTGCTCAACTATCTCCTGCCAGCCAAAGGCGTCATGGGCATGCATTGCTCCGCTAACATGGCTAAAAGTGGCGATGTGGCCATATTTTTTGGTCTCAGCGGGACGGGCAAGACCACACTTTCAGCAGATCCGCATCGAGATCTGATTGGCGATGATGAACATGGTTGGGATGAATCGGGCGTGTTTAACTTTGAGGGCGGCTGTTACGCAAAAGTTATTCGCTTAAGTCGTAAGGATGAACCTGAGATTTTTCGCACCACGCATACTTACGGCACATTGCTTGAAAACGTCGTGATCGATCCGGTAACTCGAGATCTCAATCTTGATAGCGACGAGTTGACCGAGAATACTCGGGCCAGTTACGATATTTCGCAGATTCCTCATGCCTATTTGCAGGGCGTGGGTGGGCATCCTAAGCATATTATCATGCTCACTTGCGATGCTTTCGGCGTGCTCCCGCCGATTGCGAAGTTGACCAAAGAGCAAGCCATGTATCATTTTATCAACGGCTATACAGCGCGCGTTGCTGGCACTGAACGTGGGGTAAAGGAGCCGACAGCGGTATTTTCGGCCTGTTTTGGTGCGCCATTTATGGCTAGGCCGAGTGTATATGGCAAGTTACTGGTTGAAAAAATCGAAAAACACGGTGTGCAGTGCTGGCTGGTGAACACAGGTTGGTCGGGCGGTCCTTATGGTGTTGGAAACCGCATGAAAATTAGTTGGACCCGTGGCCTGCTGGAGGCAGCGCTTTCAGGTGAGTTGCAAAATGCGGATTTTGTTACTGAGCCATTCTTCAATTTGGCGATTCCGCGCCATGTGGAAGGTATACCGGCAGAAGTGTTAGATCCTAAAAAAGCTTGGTCGGACCCTTCGGCGTATGATGCCAAGGCCGCAGAGTTGCAAAAACTCTTTAAGGATAACTACGAAGGCAATACAAATCTAAGATAG
- a CDS encoding CsbD family protein — translation MNKEIFEGKWEELKGTMKKTWGKLTDNDLTQIEGNQQEIYGKLEQHYGYTKDQASKAIKDFQDAYKATRY, via the coding sequence GTGAATAAAGAAATTTTTGAAGGCAAGTGGGAAGAATTGAAAGGCACCATGAAAAAAACTTGGGGCAAGCTGACCGATAACGATTTGACCCAAATTGAAGGCAATCAACAAGAAATCTACGGCAAGCTAGAACAGCATTATGGCTATACGAAAGATCAAGCTTCGAAAGCAATTAAGGACTTTCAAGATGCTTATAAGGCGACCCGCTACTAG
- a CDS encoding histidine triad nucleotide-binding protein, giving the protein MVDCLFCKIIDGQVPAKVVFENDFVIAFHDINPLAPVHILVLPKIHVESALTMDPNLVGCIKDMMLVAQQIAQDNGIENCARLVMNNGARAGQSVFHLHMHLIGGRDFTWPPG; this is encoded by the coding sequence ATGGTTGATTGTTTATTTTGCAAGATAATCGATGGGCAAGTTCCTGCAAAAGTGGTTTTTGAAAATGATTTTGTGATTGCGTTTCACGACATCAACCCATTGGCGCCGGTTCATATTTTGGTGCTGCCTAAAATACATGTTGAATCCGCTTTAACGATGGACCCAAATCTCGTTGGTTGTATCAAAGACATGATGCTTGTTGCGCAGCAAATTGCACAAGACAACGGTATCGAAAATTGCGCGCGCCTGGTGATGAACAACGGTGCGCGTGCAGGCCAAAGCGTGTTTCATCTGCATATGCACTTGATCGGTGGCCGAGATTTTACTTGGCCGCCGGGCTAA
- the gatA gene encoding Asp-tRNA(Asn)/Glu-tRNA(Gln) amidotransferase subunit GatA, with product MKTLSEVSRALEAGKISSVQLTQSCLDRISAQDELLGCYLYVDAAGALKAAHESDARRGQGKSLGDLDGVPVGIKDMIFCEGLPVTAASKILEGYEAPFDATVVKNLKRAGAVILGKLNQDEFAMGSTGENSAYKVTRNPVDTNRTPGGSSSGSAAAVAGDLAFGTLGTDTGGSVRQPAAFTGTVGLKPTYGRVSRFGVIAFASSLDQVGVFGHQVEDAAMMLAGIAGYDDRDSTSVNVPVPDYRAALTGKIQGLKVGMPAEYFIEGLDPEIKACVENAVSAFEKLGAQIVPVSLPNTAAAVATYYVIATAEASSNLARYDGVRYGPRKGEEQGLKSMYEQTRGQLFGNEVQRRILLGTYVLSAGFYDAYYVRAQKVRALIAADFKKAFEQVDVIIAPTTPSTAYKLGEKANDPLQLYLGDIFTIPVNMAGLPGISLPGGKSATGLPIGVQLIGKPFDESSLLNAAYALENALHG from the coding sequence ATGAAAACACTTAGCGAAGTCAGCCGCGCCCTTGAAGCCGGCAAAATATCGAGCGTTCAATTAACTCAAAGCTGTTTGGACAGAATTTCTGCGCAAGATGAGCTTTTGGGTTGTTACTTATATGTGGATGCAGCTGGCGCATTGAAAGCCGCGCACGAATCAGATGCCCGGCGCGGGCAGGGTAAGTCTCTGGGCGATCTGGACGGGGTACCAGTTGGCATTAAGGACATGATCTTTTGTGAAGGTCTGCCGGTGACCGCCGCCAGTAAAATTTTGGAAGGTTATGAAGCGCCGTTTGATGCAACGGTTGTCAAAAATTTGAAGCGCGCTGGTGCGGTCATCCTGGGCAAGCTCAATCAAGATGAATTTGCGATGGGATCGACCGGCGAAAACAGCGCTTATAAGGTTACTCGAAACCCGGTTGACACCAATCGAACACCCGGAGGTTCATCCAGCGGTTCTGCAGCAGCGGTTGCGGGCGATTTGGCTTTTGGCACTTTAGGGACAGATACCGGTGGTTCGGTTAGACAACCTGCGGCTTTTACAGGGACTGTGGGACTCAAGCCAACCTATGGTCGTGTTTCCCGGTTCGGGGTTATCGCTTTTGCGAGCTCGCTCGATCAGGTTGGCGTATTTGGCCACCAGGTGGAAGATGCAGCCATGATGCTTGCCGGCATTGCCGGATACGACGATAGAGATTCGACCAGCGTGAATGTACCGGTCCCTGATTACCGGGCCGCATTGACTGGCAAGATTCAAGGTTTGAAAGTCGGTATGCCGGCCGAATATTTTATTGAAGGCTTGGACCCTGAAATCAAGGCTTGTGTGGAAAATGCCGTTTCGGCCTTCGAAAAGCTTGGCGCTCAAATCGTGCCAGTGTCATTGCCTAATACGGCTGCGGCAGTCGCGACCTATTATGTGATTGCCACAGCCGAAGCATCGTCAAATTTGGCGCGTTATGATGGCGTGCGCTACGGACCACGTAAAGGGGAAGAGCAAGGCTTGAAATCGATGTACGAGCAAACGCGCGGTCAATTGTTTGGCAACGAAGTGCAACGCCGTATTTTGCTCGGGACTTATGTTTTAAGCGCGGGCTTTTATGATGCGTACTATGTGCGTGCCCAAAAAGTGCGGGCTTTAATTGCTGCGGATTTCAAAAAGGCCTTTGAGCAAGTAGATGTCATTATTGCGCCCACGACACCAAGCACGGCTTATAAATTGGGCGAGAAGGCAAATGATCCGTTGCAGCTTTATTTGGGCGATATTTTTACCATTCCGGTCAATATGGCTGGGCTTCCGGGCATTTCATTACCGGGCGGGAAGTCAGCGACTGGTCTGCCTATTGGCGTGCAACTTATTGGCAAGCCATTTGATGAATCGAGCTTACTGAACGCAGCTTATGCTTTGGAGAACGCGCTTCATGGTTGA
- the gatC gene encoding Asp-tRNA(Asn)/Glu-tRNA(Gln) amidotransferase subunit GatC, whose translation MQFSAEDMNKLARLSRLALDDEQLLARQKDLQNILGYVDSLQAIDVSNVKPMTHAVPMELFRREDEAKVGIGREGLKGSHGYEDGLVKVPKIIE comes from the coding sequence ATGCAATTTTCCGCAGAAGACATGAATAAATTAGCCAGGCTTTCACGCCTGGCTCTGGATGACGAGCAGCTTTTGGCCAGACAAAAAGACTTGCAGAATATTTTGGGCTACGTGGACAGCCTGCAGGCCATTGACGTCTCGAATGTGAAGCCGATGACGCATGCGGTGCCGATGGAATTGTTTCGCCGCGAGGATGAAGCAAAAGTGGGTATCGGACGCGAGGGCCTTAAAGGCTCGCACGGGTATGAAGACGGGTTGGTTAAAGTTCCTAAGATTATCGAGTAA